A DNA window from Nyctibius grandis isolate bNycGra1 chromosome 25, bNycGra1.pri, whole genome shotgun sequence contains the following coding sequences:
- the REXO2 gene encoding oligoribonuclease, mitochondrial, whose amino-acid sequence MLSGSRAGRIALRSCGGRLWRGRRRAAGMAGGGMGQRMVWVDLEMTGLDVEKDQILEMACLITDSDLNVLAEGPHLIINQPDELLESMSEWCKEHHGKSGLTKAVKESKISLQQAEYEFLSFVRQQTPPGLCPLAGNSVHADKKFLDKYMPQFMRHLHYRIIDVSTVKELCRRWYPEEYEFAPKKAASHRALDDIRESIKELQFYRDSIFKRKTDEKKRKLIENGESDKTAS is encoded by the exons ATGCTGAGCGGCAGCCGCGCGGGCCGGATCGCCCTGCGGAGCTGCGGCGGGCGGCTgtggcggggccggcggcgggcggcgggcatGGCCGGCGGCGGGATGGGCCAGCGGATGGTCTGGGTGGATCTGGAG ATGACGGGCCTGGACGTGGAGAAGGACCAGATCCTGGAGATGGCCTGTCTCATCACCGACTCCGACCTCAACGTCCTGGCCGAG GGCCCTCACCTGATTATTAATCAGCCCGACGAGCTGCTGGAGAGCATGTCCGAGTGGTGCAAGGAGCATCACGGGAAG TCTGGCCTCACTAAGGCGGTGAAGGAGAGCAAGATTTCCTTGCAGCAGGCAGAGTATGAGTTTCTGTCCTTTGTCCGACAGCAGACGCCCCCGGGTCTCTGCCCTCTCGCAG GGAACTCTGTGCACGCAGATAAGAAGTTTCTTGACAAATACATGCCTCAGTTCATGAGGCACCTTCATTACAGGATCATTGATGTGAGCACCGTCAAGGAGCTCTGCAG ACGCTGGTATCCAGAAGAATACGAGTTTGCACCAAAGAAGGCGGCTTCTCACAG AGCGCTCGATGACATCAGGGAAAGCATCAAAGAACTTCAGTTCTACAGAGACAGCATCTTCAAGAGGAAAACGGATGAGAAGAAGAGGAAACTAATAGAGAACGGAGAAAGCGATAAAACTGCCAGCTGA
- the RBM7 gene encoding RNA-binding protein 7: MGAAAAEADRTLFVGNLEPRVTEELIFELFHQAGPVVKVKIPKDRDGRPKQFAFVNFKHEESVPYGLSLLNGIKLFGRPIKIQFRAGSSHASQDSSPPCPPHGAAGTGLGVPHPASHGSRYDRHPDSMAAAGFSSVQRALPPASSLQRQAVMHSAGRQQPPFGGKYEPPAFPLPAYQHAPLAFHPSKPSQMPRRPEGPALRKARLSAHPYQAESRHFGREPRFGERGHDAEQHYWGGREEPAYEDRHRDGWSHDYDYRRESYREAKWHPSRH; this comes from the exons AtgggcgcggcggcggccgagGCGGACCGGACCCTCTTCGTGGGGAACCTGGAGCCCAGGGTCACCGAGGAGCTCATCTTCGAGCTGTTCCACCAG GCGGGGCCGGTGGTGAAGGTGAAGATCCCGAAGGACCGAGACGGGCGGCCCAAGCAGTTCGCCTTCGTGAACTTCAAACACGAGGAGTCGGTCCCGTACGGGCTGAGCCTGCTCAACGGGATCAAGCTGTTCGGGAGGCCCATCAAAATCCAGTTCCGAGCAG GGAGCAGTCACGCGTCTCAAGACAGCAGTCCACCCTGTCCCCCGCACGGAGCCGCTGGCACCGGCCTTGGTGTGCCGCATCCAGCATCGCACGGCAGCAG ATACGACAGGCATCCTGACAGCATGGCAGCAGCGGGGTTCTCGTCGGTGCAGCGGGCTCTGCCGCCCGCCAGCAGCCTGCAGAGACAAGCGGTG aTGCACAGCGCCGGGCGGCAGCAGCCTCCCTTCGGGGGCAAGTACGAGCCGCCCGCCTTCCCCCTGCCCGCCTACCAGCACGCTCCCCTCGCCTTTCACCCCTCGAAGCCCTCCCAAATGCCGCGGCGCCCCGAGGGGCCGGCGCTGCGCAAGGCCAGGCTGAGCGCCCACCCCTACCAGGCAGAGAGCCGGCACTTCGGCCGCGAGCCGCGCTTCGGGGAGCGGGGCCACGACGCCGAGCAGCACTACTGGGGCGGCAGAGAGGAACCGGCCTACGAAGACCGGCACCGGGACGGCTGGAGCCACGACTACGACTACCGGAGAGAGAGCTACAGAGAGGCCAAGTGGCACCCGTCGCGGCACTGA